A part of Lactobacillus sp. ESL0700 genomic DNA contains:
- the pknB gene encoding Stk1 family PASTA domain-containing Ser/Thr kinase, which yields MIDKGYLLGDRYRIIDTLGEGGMANVYLAEDIILQRKVAVKILRMDLQREPQTLARFQREALATSELSHPNIVMVLDVGTDYGLPYMVMEYVSGPDLKEYIRQNSPLDLRDVIRIMDQILSAMALAHKHNVIHRDLKPQNILMDKRGNIKIADFGIAVALNQNSVTQTNSAIGSVHYMSPEQTRGGLVTKQSDLYSLGIILYELITGTVPFNGDTAVAIALKHAQEPIPSIKLKDPKVPQALENVVLKATAKDPRDRYSTAQEMKADLDTSLDASRADEPVFIPNHGLNNDETIVLPNFKPSRKTEVTQEKAQGKEAEQQPVKKTGLLASLRQNKWWWLFIAVAAAAVVGLMFLVLSSHADVRIPDVTNLTEKSARVQLEKVGLKVGHIKHKSSDSIDQGRVIETLPPAGSQSKKGRPIDLYISDGAGMVRVPDVTGEDYDAAVAKLQKLGFDVIKDTQYSPNVPPDHVISQSIAADVEVKPNQTTVTLVVSKGRDDGPRRNSIKLANLKDYTLKEAQEYAHKRGLTLQVTSTYSDKVKKGKIISMSPAAGTQVPRSSTVTVSLSEGPKEEEDSSAIKTFTVNYDSENTSGSHGNHVQIYVSDDNHSLSNIYRDLYIKRDTNFSIPFSLKNGAGSLRVVRDGQTILNEKVK from the coding sequence GTGATTGATAAAGGGTATTTATTAGGTGACCGCTACCGGATCATTGACACGCTGGGCGAAGGCGGGATGGCTAACGTTTATTTAGCCGAAGACATTATTTTGCAGCGAAAAGTTGCCGTTAAAATTTTACGAATGGACTTGCAGCGCGAACCACAGACTCTTGCGCGATTTCAACGTGAGGCATTAGCTACTAGTGAGTTAAGCCATCCAAATATTGTCATGGTGCTGGATGTTGGAACGGATTACGGCCTGCCTTACATGGTGATGGAGTATGTTTCGGGTCCGGATTTAAAAGAGTATATCCGGCAAAATTCACCACTAGACTTGCGCGATGTGATTCGGATAATGGACCAAATATTGAGTGCTATGGCCTTGGCGCACAAGCATAATGTGATTCACCGAGATTTAAAACCGCAAAATATTCTGATGGATAAACGCGGCAATATTAAGATTGCCGACTTTGGCATCGCTGTGGCTTTGAACCAAAATTCCGTAACCCAGACCAATTCTGCAATTGGTTCAGTTCATTACATGTCTCCAGAGCAAACGCGCGGCGGTTTAGTTACCAAACAATCGGATTTGTATTCGCTGGGGATTATTCTTTATGAATTGATTACTGGCACGGTGCCCTTCAACGGTGACACCGCTGTTGCCATTGCCTTGAAGCATGCTCAAGAGCCGATTCCGTCGATTAAATTAAAGGACCCAAAAGTTCCCCAAGCATTAGAAAATGTGGTTTTAAAGGCTACTGCTAAGGACCCTCGAGACCGCTACAGCACTGCTCAAGAAATGAAGGCCGATCTGGATACGAGTCTTGATGCTAGCCGCGCTGATGAGCCAGTTTTTATTCCCAATCATGGTCTGAATAATGATGAGACAATTGTTTTGCCTAACTTTAAGCCCAGTCGCAAGACCGAGGTAACCCAAGAAAAAGCTCAGGGCAAAGAGGCAGAGCAGCAGCCAGTTAAAAAGACCGGTTTGTTAGCTAGTCTGAGGCAAAATAAGTGGTGGTGGTTGTTTATTGCCGTTGCTGCGGCTGCAGTTGTCGGATTAATGTTTTTAGTTCTTAGCAGCCATGCAGACGTTCGGATTCCCGACGTCACTAATTTAACCGAAAAGAGTGCCCGAGTTCAGCTAGAAAAAGTTGGCCTGAAGGTCGGGCATATTAAGCATAAGAGTTCAGATAGTATTGATCAGGGGCGCGTAATTGAGACCTTGCCGCCTGCTGGCTCGCAAAGTAAAAAGGGTCGGCCAATTGATCTCTATATTTCGGATGGTGCCGGGATGGTGCGCGTGCCCGACGTCACGGGTGAAGACTATGATGCGGCCGTGGCAAAGCTGCAAAAGTTGGGCTTTGATGTTATCAAAGATACCCAGTATTCGCCTAATGTACCGCCTGATCACGTCATTAGCCAGAGTATCGCTGCCGATGTTGAGGTTAAGCCTAACCAAACAACGGTCACTTTAGTTGTCTCTAAGGGTCGCGATGATGGTCCGCGTCGTAATTCAATTAAATTGGCAAACTTAAAGGATTACACGCTAAAAGAGGCGCAAGAATATGCTCATAAGCGTGGCTTGACCTTGCAAGTGACCTCAACGTATTCTGATAAAGTCAAAAAAGGCAAGATTATTTCAATGAGTCCAGCAGCTGGTACACAGGTGCCGCGCAGTAGCACGGTGACTGTGAGTTTATCAGAGGGGCCAAAGGAAGAAGAAGATTCATCCGCGATTAAAACATTTACCGTTAACTATGATTCCGAAAATACTTCCGGCAGTCATGGCAACCACGTGCAAATTTATGTTTCCGATGATAATCATTCTCTCAGCAATATTTACCGCGACTTATACATTAAGCGAGATACCAATTTTTCAATTCCATTTTCACTGAAAAATGGTGCTGGTAGTTTGCGAGTTGTGCGCGATGGTCAAACCATATTAAATGAAAAGGTGAAATAA
- a CDS encoding Stp1/IreP family PP2C-type Ser/Thr phosphatase: MIKTAYASSIGRIRKSNQDFVRVFQNKSGATMAIVCDGMGGHQGGDVASTMAVSHLGHSFGVTDFTDCDSARKWLDVQLNSENETILKTADRFPDLNGMGTTIVLAVVFAQEALIAHLGDSRAYSYTAGKFIQLVEDHSLVNELVKIGQITKQQAKHHPQKNIITQALGVSSTIDPEFRQITLHDNDVILLCTDGLTNSLSDPQIQQILATKELSLKERCHKLINEANRLGGGDNITVCLVVDEDGDQQ; encoded by the coding sequence TTGATTAAAACAGCATACGCTTCGAGTATCGGTCGGATACGGAAAAGCAATCAAGATTTTGTACGAGTTTTTCAAAATAAGAGCGGTGCAACTATGGCGATTGTCTGTGATGGCATGGGTGGCCACCAAGGCGGGGATGTTGCCTCGACAATGGCCGTCAGCCATTTGGGCCATAGTTTCGGCGTAACTGACTTTACTGATTGTGACAGTGCTCGTAAATGGCTTGATGTCCAGCTTAATTCCGAAAATGAGACGATTTTAAAGACTGCTGACCGTTTTCCTGATTTGAATGGGATGGGCACAACGATTGTTTTGGCCGTTGTTTTTGCGCAAGAAGCTTTAATCGCTCACTTAGGTGACTCGCGGGCATACAGTTATACCGCGGGTAAGTTTATCCAATTAGTCGAAGACCATTCGCTGGTTAATGAACTTGTCAAGATTGGCCAAATTACTAAGCAGCAGGCTAAACATCACCCGCAAAAAAACATTATCACGCAGGCACTCGGCGTTTCTAGCACAATTGATCCAGAATTTCGCCAGATAACTTTGCATGATAATGATGTAATTTTGCTATGTACAGATGGGTTGACCAATTCGTTAAGTGACCCCCAAATTCAACAAATTTTGGCAACCAAAGAATTGTCTTTAAAGGAACGCTGCCATAAATTAATCAACGAAGCTAACCGCTTAGGTGGTGGCGACAATATTACCGTTTGCCTTGTAGTTGACGAGGACGGTGATCAGCAGTGA
- the rsmB gene encoding 16S rRNA (cytosine(967)-C(5))-methyltransferase RsmB produces the protein MSTTKSARAVALQTLIRVLRDGSYSNISLNNSLRHSQLSQADRNFCTRLVYGTIQYKIYLEYQLHDLVKTKLKEDYLLPLLLMSSYQILFLDKVPNRAAVNEANLLAKQFGKPHSTGFKIVNGILHALIRRGSVLPDKKDAAQYLSVKESVPEWLVQYLIDNWGLERTSSILTSINLPAKNTVRIARLADTKEVIKELTDLGFAPEESALTSDELVLDRGGVSETPLFQDGKLTIQDEAASLAVNAFNFMGDEEVLDACSAPGGKTVQIAEQLSTGHVTALDIHENKLRLVKQNAERMNVNERVITKAMDARKADQVFAQGQFAKILVDAPCSGLGLLRRKPEIRYTKSLSDLTNLQKVQLALLDHLSGLVKANGELVYSTCTIAVEEDEAVVKAFLEQHPEFELQAFKAGKIDAPEGMLKILPDSYGSDGFFIAKFVRRG, from the coding sequence TTGTCGACGACTAAAAGTGCGCGTGCAGTCGCGCTGCAAACACTGATTCGCGTTTTGCGCGATGGCTCATACTCAAACATTAGCTTGAATAACAGTCTGCGGCATTCGCAATTAAGTCAAGCAGACCGGAATTTTTGTACTCGTCTAGTTTATGGTACGATTCAATACAAAATTTATTTAGAATACCAGCTGCATGATCTAGTTAAGACCAAGCTTAAAGAAGATTATTTGTTGCCGTTATTATTGATGTCTAGCTACCAAATTTTATTTTTGGATAAAGTGCCTAACAGGGCAGCGGTCAATGAGGCCAATCTGCTGGCTAAACAATTTGGTAAGCCTCATTCAACCGGTTTTAAAATTGTTAACGGCATTTTGCATGCGTTAATTCGTCGCGGGTCAGTCTTACCTGATAAAAAGGATGCTGCACAATACTTGAGCGTCAAAGAGAGTGTGCCCGAATGGTTGGTGCAATATTTAATTGACAATTGGGGACTTGAGCGCACGAGCAGTATTTTGACCAGTATTAATTTGCCTGCTAAAAATACGGTGCGCATTGCTCGCTTAGCAGATACCAAAGAAGTAATTAAAGAACTGACAGATTTGGGCTTTGCTCCAGAAGAGTCTGCCTTGACAAGTGACGAGCTAGTTTTAGATCGCGGTGGCGTTAGTGAGACACCGTTATTTCAAGATGGTAAATTGACAATTCAAGACGAAGCTGCTAGTTTAGCGGTAAATGCTTTCAATTTTATGGGTGATGAAGAAGTACTGGATGCTTGTAGTGCACCTGGTGGTAAAACCGTCCAGATTGCGGAACAGTTGTCAACGGGTCACGTGACTGCGCTTGATATTCATGAAAATAAGTTGCGGCTAGTTAAGCAAAATGCTGAGCGAATGAATGTGAACGAGCGCGTTATCACTAAGGCAATGGACGCTCGCAAGGCCGATCAAGTTTTTGCACAAGGTCAATTTGCTAAAATTCTGGTTGATGCACCATGTTCTGGCTTGGGATTATTGCGCCGTAAGCCGGAAATTCGCTACACCAAGAGCTTGAGTGATTTAACTAACTTGCAAAAAGTACAGTTGGCATTACTTGATCATTTAAGTGGTCTTGTAAAGGCGAATGGCGAACTGGTTTATTCCACTTGTACCATTGCCGTTGAAGAGGATGAGGCAGTAGTCAAGGCATTTTTAGAGCAACATCCTGAATTTGAATTGCAGGCGTTTAAGGCAGGTAAAATTGATGCACCAGAAGGGATGCTCAAGATTTTACCTGATAGTTATGGCAGTGACGGCTTTTTCATTGCTAAGTTTGTAAGGCGAGGTTAG
- the fmt gene encoding methionyl-tRNA formyltransferase, with protein MTSVIFMGTPDFAVPILRALVENNYDIKAVVTQPDKKVGRKQKVTPTPVKVAAEELNLPVVQPVKLSGSPELAELIALHADLIVTAAYGQFLPTKFLNSVKIAAVNVHGSLLPKYRGGAPIQYSLINGDSETGITIMEMVKQMDAGDIYAQKALKIEPEDTTGSVFAKLSLLGRDLLLETLPQIIANPDQKTPQDASKVVFSPNIQKDQEQIKLTLTATQANNLIRGLNPDPGAYLSVAGKRLKVWRAEVSSEQTELPAGSLVANDDRFAISFAQGTVLNLLELQPAGKKKMTVNNFLNGQGSKYTVGEQIVDD; from the coding sequence ATGACATCAGTTATTTTTATGGGGACACCCGATTTTGCGGTGCCAATTTTACGAGCACTAGTAGAGAATAATTATGATATTAAGGCGGTTGTTACTCAGCCAGATAAAAAGGTGGGCCGCAAGCAAAAAGTTACCCCAACGCCAGTGAAGGTAGCCGCAGAAGAACTTAATCTGCCAGTTGTTCAACCAGTTAAATTGTCAGGCTCGCCAGAACTTGCCGAGTTGATTGCTTTGCACGCTGACCTGATTGTTACTGCAGCCTACGGACAATTTTTACCGACCAAATTTTTAAATTCAGTTAAAATTGCGGCAGTTAATGTGCACGGCTCATTATTGCCAAAATATCGTGGTGGGGCGCCAATTCAGTATTCACTGATCAATGGTGATTCTGAAACTGGAATAACAATTATGGAAATGGTCAAGCAAATGGATGCCGGCGATATTTATGCGCAAAAGGCACTCAAGATTGAACCAGAAGATACCACTGGCAGCGTGTTTGCCAAATTATCACTGCTGGGCCGTGACTTATTGCTCGAAACCTTGCCACAGATCATTGCTAATCCTGACCAAAAGACGCCGCAGGATGCAAGTAAGGTTGTCTTTTCACCTAATATTCAAAAAGACCAGGAACAAATTAAGCTGACACTAACAGCAACACAAGCCAACAATTTAATTCGCGGGCTTAATCCTGATCCCGGTGCCTATTTATCAGTTGCTGGCAAACGCCTGAAGGTGTGGCGAGCAGAAGTTAGTTCAGAGCAAACAGAACTGCCAGCAGGTAGTTTAGTTGCAAACGATGACCGTTTTGCAATCAGTTTTGCGCAAGGGACGGTGCTGAACTTATTAGAGTTACAACCAGCGGGTAAAAAGAAAATGACCGTTAACAATTTTTTGAACGGTCAAGGCAGTAAATATACGGTAGGAGAACAAATTGTCGACGACTAA
- the priA gene encoding primosomal protein N': MIAQVIVDIAAKQTDRIFEYHIPDEVGNVEIGSRVFVPFGPRKLQGFVVGLTENSQFQGKLKDLLLVVDEMPPLTPELVELSKELSNRIFSYRITLLKAMLPRVMRANYRKILVPQSPQEKELPFFQGEPIDLNKVTDAKEIAAIRKLLRNDDAKIEYLVENRAKVKTQNQYALVLTKKDYIDLYESLRQNAVKQKQLLMAIIENYSAFPMLQSQLEQVAQVNTASLTSAVKKGWLKKSALEVYRDPLATFTKNKHPHAQITLNDEQQAALDQVVPAIKTAKPQTFLLEGITGSGKTEVYLHAINQTLISGKNALMLVPEISLTPQMVTQVKERFGEQVAVLHSGLSEGELYDEWRRIRRGEVRVVVGARSAVFAPLTNIGLIVIDEEHESSYKQEDNPRYHARDVAIWRSKYNSCPLVLGSATPSLGSRARAQKGVYQLLKLTKRANQKKLPEVNLIDLKQADFAGGQLDLTVQLVTAIQERLAKKEQVILMLNRRGFANFMLCRECGYVMKCPNCDLSLTMHKDTGQMQCHYCGYTIVIPSKCPNCQSPKIRFLGTGTQKVQEELNSLLPGARILRMDVDTTRRKGAFKRILDAFGNHEADILLGTQMIAKGLDFPNVTLVGVVNADTGLWLPDYNASERTFELLTQVAGRAGRAEKKGEVIIQTFNPDHYAIKLAQTQDYERFYAYEMQMRHAGNYPPYFYTVLISVAAKKEQNAAREAFKIKRRLQANLHPATIVLGPTPSAISRLKNQYYYQILVKYKKEVNLNNLLHQIQDSAQEVKKYGLSVYIDNEPERIM, encoded by the coding sequence ATGATTGCGCAAGTAATTGTAGATATTGCAGCTAAGCAGACGGATCGGATTTTTGAATATCATATTCCTGATGAAGTTGGTAATGTCGAAATTGGCTCACGGGTGTTTGTACCGTTTGGCCCGCGTAAATTGCAGGGCTTTGTGGTTGGCCTAACTGAGAACAGCCAGTTTCAAGGCAAGTTAAAGGATCTGCTATTAGTTGTTGACGAAATGCCGCCGTTAACGCCAGAGTTAGTAGAATTATCTAAAGAATTGTCTAACCGCATATTTTCGTATCGAATTACACTGTTAAAGGCAATGCTGCCGCGAGTGATGCGGGCAAATTACCGCAAAATTTTGGTACCACAATCTCCTCAGGAAAAAGAATTACCATTTTTTCAGGGAGAGCCAATTGATTTAAATAAAGTTACCGATGCCAAGGAAATTGCGGCAATCCGCAAGTTGCTACGTAATGATGATGCCAAAATTGAATATTTGGTTGAAAATCGGGCCAAGGTGAAGACGCAAAACCAGTATGCTTTGGTCTTAACTAAAAAGGACTACATCGACCTTTATGAGTCTTTACGACAAAATGCGGTTAAGCAAAAGCAACTGCTGATGGCGATAATTGAAAACTACTCTGCCTTCCCGATGCTGCAAAGCCAATTAGAACAAGTCGCTCAGGTTAATACTGCCTCATTAACAAGTGCTGTTAAAAAAGGCTGGCTGAAAAAGTCAGCGCTGGAAGTTTATCGTGATCCGCTAGCTACTTTCACTAAGAACAAGCATCCTCATGCCCAAATCACATTGAACGATGAGCAACAAGCTGCATTAGACCAAGTTGTACCCGCTATTAAAACGGCTAAGCCGCAGACTTTTTTGCTTGAAGGCATCACGGGCAGCGGGAAAACTGAGGTTTATTTGCATGCAATCAACCAAACCCTGATTAGTGGGAAGAATGCGCTAATGCTGGTGCCGGAAATTTCACTAACGCCGCAGATGGTGACCCAAGTCAAAGAGCGCTTTGGCGAGCAGGTAGCGGTGCTGCATAGTGGCTTATCGGAAGGCGAACTGTATGATGAGTGGCGGCGAATCCGCCGCGGCGAAGTGCGAGTTGTTGTCGGCGCGCGTAGTGCAGTCTTTGCACCTTTGACAAATATTGGCCTAATTGTTATTGACGAGGAACATGAATCTTCATATAAGCAGGAAGACAATCCGCGCTATCATGCCCGGGATGTTGCGATCTGGCGCAGTAAATATAATTCTTGCCCCTTAGTGTTAGGCAGTGCCACCCCATCACTTGGTAGCCGTGCGCGAGCACAAAAGGGTGTGTATCAGTTATTAAAATTGACTAAAAGGGCTAACCAAAAGAAATTGCCCGAAGTTAATTTAATTGACCTCAAGCAAGCTGACTTTGCCGGTGGACAATTGGACTTAACGGTGCAATTGGTTACTGCAATTCAAGAGCGATTGGCTAAAAAAGAGCAAGTAATACTGATGCTTAATCGGCGCGGCTTTGCCAACTTTATGTTGTGCCGCGAATGCGGTTACGTTATGAAGTGTCCCAACTGCGATTTGTCGCTAACAATGCACAAGGACACCGGACAAATGCAATGCCATTACTGCGGGTATACAATCGTAATTCCAAGCAAGTGTCCTAATTGTCAAAGTCCTAAGATTCGTTTCTTGGGGACAGGTACGCAAAAGGTTCAAGAAGAATTGAATTCACTGCTGCCTGGTGCAAGAATTTTGCGGATGGATGTTGACACAACCCGGCGCAAGGGGGCATTTAAACGGATTTTGGATGCATTTGGCAATCATGAGGCAGATATTCTATTAGGGACGCAGATGATTGCCAAAGGGCTGGACTTTCCCAATGTCACACTTGTTGGGGTTGTCAATGCGGATACTGGCTTGTGGCTGCCAGATTATAATGCTTCTGAACGGACTTTTGAACTGTTAACACAGGTTGCGGGCCGCGCGGGCCGTGCTGAAAAAAAGGGTGAGGTAATCATTCAGACCTTTAATCCGGACCACTACGCAATTAAGCTCGCCCAAACACAAGATTATGAACGCTTCTACGCTTACGAGATGCAGATGCGTCACGCCGGCAATTATCCGCCGTATTTTTATACGGTATTAATATCGGTCGCAGCCAAAAAGGAGCAAAATGCTGCTCGCGAAGCATTTAAGATTAAACGCCGCTTGCAAGCTAATTTGCATCCAGCGACGATTGTCTTGGGACCGACACCAAGTGCAATTTCTCGTCTAAAAAACCAATATTATTATCAAATACTGGTAAAATATAAAAAAGAAGTTAACTTAAATAATTTATTACACCAAATTCAGGACTCAGCGCAGGAAGTAAAGAAGTACGGCTTAAGCGTGTATATCGACAATGAGCCTGAGCGAATTATGTAA
- the rpoZ gene encoding DNA-directed RNA polymerase subunit omega, producing the protein MRVTYPSIDKLLARVDSRYSLSVLAAKRAHELEAGDPEALKSYKSLKPVGKALEEIEAGKVTVDPEHREVNQ; encoded by the coding sequence ATGAGAGTTACATATCCATCAATTGACAAATTATTAGCACGTGTTGATTCGCGTTATTCGTTATCAGTGCTTGCTGCTAAGAGAGCACACGAATTAGAGGCTGGCGATCCAGAAGCATTGAAGAGCTACAAGTCGCTAAAGCCTGTCGGTAAGGCACTGGAAGAAATCGAAGCCGGTAAAGTTACCGTTGATCCCGAACATCGCGAGGTTAATCAATAA
- the gmk gene encoding guanylate kinase, which translates to MADKGLLLVLSGPSGVGKGTVKSAIVKNKVFPFEYSVSMTTRKPRPGEVNGKDYFFVSEERFKQAINHGELLEYNRYVNHYYGTPLAPVKKMLEQGKDVLLEIDVNGAQKVREQMPDGVFIFLTPPDLHTLHERLENRGTESEDVIMGRIKQAREEILVMQDYDYAVVNDQVANAVHHIKAIVDAEHVSVKRVIDTYRKMVRED; encoded by the coding sequence ATGGCAGATAAAGGTTTGTTACTTGTCCTTTCGGGTCCTTCAGGAGTTGGCAAAGGAACCGTTAAAAGTGCAATAGTTAAGAATAAAGTTTTTCCGTTTGAATATTCAGTGTCAATGACGACGCGTAAGCCGCGGCCTGGCGAAGTTAATGGTAAAGATTATTTTTTCGTTTCTGAAGAACGTTTTAAGCAAGCTATTAACCATGGCGAACTTCTAGAATATAATAGATATGTGAACCATTATTATGGTACGCCGCTTGCACCAGTGAAAAAGATGCTGGAGCAAGGTAAAGATGTGTTGTTAGAGATTGACGTTAACGGGGCGCAAAAAGTGCGTGAACAAATGCCGGATGGAGTTTTTATTTTCTTAACCCCACCAGACTTACACACTTTGCACGAGCGCTTGGAGAACCGCGGCACGGAATCAGAAGACGTCATTATGGGACGCATCAAGCAGGCCAGAGAAGAAATTTTGGTAATGCAAGATTATGATTATGCAGTTGTTAATGATCAGGTGGCAAATGCCGTCCATCATATTAAGGCAATTGTTGATGCCGAGCACGTTAGCGTCAAACGGGTAATTGATACTTACCGGAAAATGGTCAGGGAGGACTAA
- a CDS encoding ASCH domain-containing protein yields the protein MNAQIEQYWRNFCIERAIDPNELDEAFAFGDTKEMADELADLVNCGIKTATTSIYVPEDSLAQVGKYCIILDGSDKPICVVQNKVCEVMPFKQVSQEHAYHEGEGDRTYAYWHQAHVDFFTKECKEEGWTFNDETLVVCEVFAKIS from the coding sequence ATGAATGCACAAATAGAACAGTATTGGCGTAATTTTTGTATTGAAAGAGCAATTGATCCTAATGAATTGGATGAGGCATTTGCCTTTGGTGATACTAAAGAAATGGCTGATGAATTAGCCGATTTAGTTAATTGCGGAATAAAGACGGCGACAACTAGTATCTATGTACCAGAGGATAGTCTGGCGCAAGTTGGTAAGTACTGCATTATTCTAGATGGCTCTGATAAGCCGATTTGTGTCGTGCAAAATAAGGTTTGTGAGGTAATGCCCTTTAAGCAGGTATCGCAAGAGCATGCTTATCATGAGGGTGAGGGTGACCGCACGTATGCATATTGGCATCAGGCACATGTTGATTTCTTTACTAAAGAATGTAAAGAAGAAGGCTGGACCTTTAATGACGAGACACTAGTTGTCTGTGAAGTGTTTGCCAAAATTTCATAA
- the recN gene encoding DNA repair protein RecN produces the protein MLVELDIKNFAIIKALKVRFQENMTVLIGETGAGKSIIIDAVSLLMGGRGQKEMVRSGEKKAVVTGLFEVNQGTNEITELCEKYGLPDSDGQLIISRELAVKGRNVVRINGQLTTINVLRELGNYLVDIHGQNDQQILMDQDRQIDLVDNYAPASFKTALASYQKDFAKWQTLTSRLNHLRKDAQELAQKQDILKFQNDELAAANLTDVHEDEQLEEEFNELNNYQKIVDTANYLMQLYDDDEHGIETLIGDAQNAANELSEYGSKFKDIAKTIDDGVYALSDARGELSNVLDEMDFDEERYQYVSSRLDTLNSLKKKYGPDLEDVFAFYTKVQKELGQYETGGLDEEELQKQVAEIEEKLTQEARGLHDTREQVARNLEEKIKQELADLYMAKARFAIDFSSTTTFTSKGTDEIVFLIAPNPGEDLMPLVKIVSGGEQSRLILALKAIFSRVEPVGTMIFDEIDTGVSGRVSAAIGAKMHSIGESKQVIAITHSPQVAAAGDQKYLVAKQVKDGATYTQIGPLTQEETITAIAEMMAGSNVTEAAKQNAEDLMESFKKKK, from the coding sequence ATGTTAGTTGAGCTGGATATTAAGAACTTTGCCATTATCAAGGCGCTGAAGGTTCGCTTTCAAGAAAATATGACGGTGCTGATTGGTGAAACTGGTGCCGGAAAATCAATTATTATTGATGCCGTGTCACTCTTGATGGGTGGGCGCGGTCAAAAAGAAATGGTGCGCAGCGGTGAAAAAAAGGCCGTTGTCACTGGATTATTTGAGGTTAATCAGGGTACTAATGAAATCACCGAATTATGTGAAAAGTATGGTCTGCCAGATTCTGATGGTCAGCTGATAATTAGTCGTGAACTGGCTGTCAAAGGTCGCAACGTGGTGCGCATTAACGGTCAGTTGACGACAATTAATGTCTTGCGTGAGTTAGGCAATTATCTAGTTGATATTCATGGTCAAAATGACCAGCAGATACTAATGGATCAGGATCGGCAGATTGATTTAGTGGATAATTACGCGCCGGCAAGTTTTAAGACGGCTCTAGCAAGTTATCAAAAGGATTTTGCAAAGTGGCAAACTTTAACTTCGCGGCTCAACCATCTGCGTAAAGACGCGCAGGAATTAGCACAAAAGCAGGACATTTTAAAATTTCAAAATGATGAACTGGCTGCAGCTAACCTGACAGATGTCCATGAAGATGAGCAGCTTGAAGAAGAATTTAACGAGCTGAACAATTATCAAAAAATTGTCGATACTGCCAATTATTTGATGCAATTATATGATGATGACGAGCACGGTATTGAAACCTTAATTGGCGACGCGCAAAATGCTGCCAATGAGTTGAGTGAATATGGTTCCAAGTTTAAGGATATTGCCAAGACAATTGACGATGGGGTCTATGCGTTAAGTGATGCCCGCGGAGAACTGTCGAATGTCTTGGATGAAATGGACTTTGATGAGGAACGTTACCAGTATGTTTCTAGCCGGCTAGATACCTTGAATTCACTGAAGAAAAAGTATGGTCCAGACCTTGAAGATGTTTTTGCTTTTTATACAAAAGTGCAAAAGGAATTAGGGCAATATGAAACTGGTGGCCTTGACGAAGAAGAATTGCAGAAGCAGGTTGCCGAAATTGAAGAAAAGCTGACGCAAGAAGCACGAGGACTGCATGATACGCGCGAGCAGGTTGCTCGTAATCTTGAGGAAAAAATCAAGCAGGAATTGGCCGATCTTTATATGGCAAAAGCGCGGTTTGCGATTGATTTTTCAAGTACGACGACTTTTACCAGCAAGGGTACTGATGAAATTGTCTTTTTGATTGCGCCAAATCCCGGCGAGGATTTGATGCCGCTAGTTAAGATTGTTTCTGGTGGTGAGCAATCGCGGCTAATTTTGGCATTAAAAGCGATTTTTAGTCGGGTAGAACCGGTTGGCACCATGATTTTTGATGAAATTGATACCGGTGTTTCTGGTCGCGTGTCGGCCGCAATTGGTGCCAAGATGCACTCAATTGGTGAAAGTAAACAGGTCATTGCGATCACGCACTCGCCGCAAGTGGCCGCCGCAGGTGACCAAAAGTACTTGGTGGCTAAACAAGTTAAGGATGGTGCTACTTACACGCAGATTGGGCCGTTGACGCAAGAAGAAACAATTACTGCGATTGCGGAAATGATGGCCGGCAGCAACGTAACGGAAGCTGCTAAACAGAATGCCGAAGATTTGATGGAGAGTTTTAAAAAGAAAAAATGA